A single region of the Gammaproteobacteria bacterium genome encodes:
- a CDS encoding cadherin-like domain-containing protein — translation MKTLRPIITVSSLASIIALSGCGVSLPEENNQPNDKSSFVTTIKVDDQTEQQDDAPGTTDTSGNANSTDSNSGTGVEVVIVPPVAGTTDGTTGGGTTGGTTGGTTGGTTGGTTGGTTGGTTGGTTGGTTGGTTGGTTGGTTGGSVGTVTPVNTAPVALADGVLGKEDQAAIISGVLNNDSDADGDTLSITAYSQGSNGSVTQIGADQFSYIPKTNFNGVDYFTYEISDGNGGFANAKVTITVASVDDIPVAKPDSYTMDQNISQILYLTVNDTGLGDAAQLSVIGNPGNGTVTVLADGSVDYTPNSGFFGTDSFTYQLLDSDGDISIASVSLNIVCVSNCVTNHTFQLSWDASISPNVTQYKLYVGTQPGVYSTVIDVGNSLNYAHIVSSKGTYYFAVTAVSDQALESDYSIEQSAAF, via the coding sequence ATGAAAACCCTGCGCCCCATTATCACCGTCAGCAGTCTGGCCTCCATCATCGCCCTGTCAGGCTGCGGAGTTTCCTTGCCCGAAGAGAACAACCAACCCAATGACAAAAGTTCGTTCGTCACCACCATCAAGGTTGACGATCAAACAGAGCAGCAAGATGACGCCCCCGGCACAACCGACACCAGCGGCAACGCCAATAGCACCGATAGCAACAGCGGAACCGGTGTCGAAGTTGTTATCGTCCCGCCCGTAGCTGGAACTACCGATGGTACAACTGGTGGCGGTACTACCGGCGGTACTACTGGCGGTACTACTGGCGGTACTACCGGTGGGACAACCGGTGGGACAACTGGTGGCACTACTGGCGGAACTACCGGTGGTACAACCGGTGGCACTACTGGCGGAACTACCGGCGGGACGACTGGTGGCTCCGTAGGTACTGTCACCCCAGTAAATACCGCCCCCGTTGCCTTGGCTGATGGCGTGCTGGGCAAAGAAGATCAGGCAGCCATCATCAGCGGCGTATTAAACAATGACAGCGACGCCGATGGCGACACGCTATCAATCACCGCCTACAGCCAGGGCAGCAACGGCTCGGTGACACAGATCGGCGCTGATCAATTCAGCTACATCCCAAAGACCAACTTCAACGGCGTAGATTACTTCACCTACGAAATTTCCGACGGCAACGGTGGCTTCGCCAACGCCAAAGTCACCATCACCGTCGCCTCGGTGGATGACATTCCCGTCGCCAAGCCAGACAGCTACACCATGGACCAAAACATCAGCCAAATCCTGTACCTCACCGTGAACGACACCGGACTGGGTGATGCCGCGCAATTGTCGGTAATCGGTAATCCCGGCAACGGCACTGTCACGGTACTTGCTGATGGCAGCGTCGACTACACGCCCAACAGCGGATTTTTCGGCACCGACAGTTTCACCTATCAACTGCTCGACAGCGACGGTGACATCTCCATCGCCAGCGTCAGCCTGAACATTGTGTGTGTCAGCAATTGCGTCACCAACCACACCTTCCAACTGAGCTGGGATGCCAGCATCAGCCCCAACGTCACTCAATACAAGCTCTACGTCGGCACCCAGCCTGGCGTGTACAGCACGGTGATTGATGTTGGTAACTCCTTGAACTACGCTCATATCGTGAGCAGCAAAGGCACCTATTACTTCGCCGTCACGGCTGTCAGCGACCAGGCACTCGAGTCCGATTACTCCATCGAGCAGTCTGCCGCGTTCTGA
- a CDS encoding valine--tRNA ligase, translated as MEKTYNPQDIEQNRYAFWEKNRFFAPNGSGNAPYCIMIPPPNVTGSLHMGHGFNNTVMDTLTRYHRMKGHDTMWQPGTDHAGIATQMVVERQLAAQGKTRHDLGRDAFIERVWEWKAESGGNITRQLRRLGSSLDWEHERFTMDDGLSEAVKEVFVRLFEEGLIYRGKRLVNWDPKLHTAVSDLEVLSEEENGYMWHMRYPLADGTGHLVVATTRPETMLGDAAVAVHPGDERYAHLIGQKVKLPFTDRLIPIIADDYVDPEFGTGCVKITPAHDFNDYQVWSRHREDSAIAALPNGGLINIFTIDAAIIGADDEHGALIPEEFRGLDRFEARKLLVEELAENSLLADTKDHKLMVPRGDRSGAVIEPFLTDQWYVKVAPLAEPAIKAVEDGSIRFIPDNWKNTYYEWMRNIEDWCISRQIWWGHRIPAWYDDQGNVYVGRSEEEIRAKHKLAGSVMLRQDEDVLDTWFSSALWPFSTLGWPENTDRLKNFYPTQVLVTGFDIIFFWVARMIMMGMKFMDGQVPFKDVYIHGLVRDGQGQKMSKSKGNVLDPIDLIDGIDLESLVAKRTSGMMQPQLAAKIEKQTRKEFPDGIPAFGTDALRFTFAALASTGRDINFDLQRVEGYRNFCNKLWNAARYVLMNTEGQDCGQLENKDVEYSLADRWIRARFEQVAAQVNKNLQGYRIDMAAQNVYDFIWNEYCDWYLELSKPVLQSEASSAAAVRGTRQTLVQVLESVLRLAHPLMPFITEEIWQRVAPLADVQGRTSVAGGRTPGATGVNATTIMLQSYPEGSSEADSVALEQMKWVQDFILGVRKIRSGMDIPPSKPLPVLLQGASKQDETYLAANALFVERLAKLESITLVGNDAPESATALVGSMKVLIPLAGLIDKNAELARLNREIDKLKKQADGVEKKLGNAAFVDKAPADVVDKEKAKLAGFQTALSELQTQLEKIEKL; from the coding sequence ATGGAAAAAACCTATAACCCGCAAGATATTGAGCAAAACCGCTACGCCTTCTGGGAAAAAAATCGATTCTTCGCTCCCAATGGCAGTGGTAACGCCCCCTACTGCATCATGATCCCGCCGCCCAACGTCACCGGCAGCCTGCACATGGGTCATGGCTTCAACAACACCGTCATGGACACCCTGACCCGCTACCACCGTATGAAAGGCCACGACACCATGTGGCAGCCGGGCACCGACCACGCCGGTATCGCCACGCAGATGGTGGTGGAGCGCCAACTGGCCGCCCAGGGTAAAACCCGCCACGATCTGGGTCGCGATGCCTTTATCGAACGCGTCTGGGAATGGAAAGCCGAATCCGGTGGCAACATCACCCGCCAGTTGCGCCGTCTGGGCTCATCGCTGGACTGGGAACACGAGCGCTTCACCATGGACGACGGCCTGTCCGAGGCGGTGAAAGAAGTGTTCGTTCGCCTGTTCGAAGAAGGTCTGATCTACCGTGGCAAGCGTCTGGTCAATTGGGATCCGAAACTGCACACCGCCGTGTCCGACTTGGAAGTGCTGTCCGAAGAAGAAAACGGCTACATGTGGCACATGCGCTATCCGCTGGCGGATGGCACCGGCCACTTGGTGGTCGCCACCACCCGTCCCGAAACCATGCTGGGCGACGCCGCCGTGGCAGTACATCCCGGTGACGAGCGCTACGCCCACCTGATTGGCCAGAAGGTGAAATTACCATTCACTGACCGTCTGATCCCGATCATTGCTGACGACTACGTCGATCCTGAATTTGGTACCGGCTGCGTAAAAATCACCCCGGCGCACGATTTCAACGACTATCAGGTCTGGAGTCGCCACCGCGAAGATTCCGCCATTGCCGCGCTGCCCAACGGCGGCCTGATCAACATCTTCACCATCGACGCCGCCATCATCGGCGCGGATGACGAACACGGCGCACTGATTCCCGAGGAGTTCCGCGGCCTGGATCGTTTTGAAGCACGCAAGCTGCTGGTGGAAGAACTGGCAGAAAACAGCCTGCTGGCCGACACCAAGGACCACAAACTGATGGTGCCACGCGGCGACCGCTCCGGCGCAGTGATCGAGCCCTTCCTCACCGACCAGTGGTACGTGAAGGTCGCGCCGCTGGCAGAACCGGCGATCAAGGCCGTGGAAGACGGCAGCATCCGTTTCATTCCCGACAACTGGAAGAACACCTATTACGAGTGGATGCGCAACATCGAAGACTGGTGTATCTCGCGCCAGATCTGGTGGGGCCATCGCATTCCCGCCTGGTATGACGATCAGGGCAATGTCTACGTGGGTCGCAGCGAAGAAGAAATTCGCGCCAAGCACAAACTAGCTGGCAGCGTAATGTTGCGCCAGGACGAAGACGTGCTCGACACCTGGTTCAGCTCGGCGCTGTGGCCGTTCTCCACCCTGGGCTGGCCGGAGAATACCGATCGTCTGAAAAACTTCTACCCCACCCAGGTGCTGGTCACCGGCTTTGACATCATTTTCTTCTGGGTGGCGCGCATGATCATGATGGGCATGAAGTTCATGGACGGCCAGGTGCCGTTCAAGGACGTCTACATCCACGGTCTGGTGCGCGACGGTCAGGGGCAGAAAATGTCCAAGTCCAAGGGCAACGTGCTCGACCCGATCGACTTGATCGACGGCATCGACCTGGAATCCCTGGTCGCCAAGCGCACCAGCGGCATGATGCAGCCACAGCTGGCAGCGAAGATCGAGAAGCAGACGCGCAAGGAATTCCCCGATGGCATTCCCGCCTTCGGCACTGACGCACTGCGCTTCACTTTTGCGGCGCTGGCCTCCACCGGCCGCGACATCAACTTCGATCTGCAACGCGTGGAAGGCTACCGCAACTTCTGCAACAAGCTGTGGAATGCCGCGCGCTACGTGCTGATGAACACCGAAGGCCAGGACTGCGGCCAGCTGGAAAATAAAGACGTTGAGTACAGCCTGGCTGACCGCTGGATTCGCGCCCGCTTCGAGCAGGTTGCCGCGCAGGTCAACAAGAACCTGCAGGGCTACCGCATCGACATGGCGGCGCAGAATGTCTACGACTTCATCTGGAACGAATACTGTGACTGGTATCTGGAGCTGTCCAAGCCGGTACTGCAGAGCGAAGCCAGCTCCGCGGCTGCGGTGCGCGGTACGCGCCAGACCCTGGTGCAGGTGCTGGAGTCGGTACTGCGTCTGGCGCATCCGTTGATGCCGTTCATCACCGAGGAAATCTGGCAGCGCGTCGCGCCACTTGCCGACGTACAGGGACGTACTAGTGTCGCGGGAGGCAGGACGCCGGGAGCGACCGGTGTGAACGCCACCACGATTATGCTGCAAAGCTACCCCGAAGGCAGCAGCGAAGCCGACAGCGTCGCGCTGGAGCAAATGAAGTGGGTGCAGGATTTCATTCTCGGCGTACGCAAGATCCGCTCGGGCATGGACATTCCGCCAAGCAAACCGCTGCCGGTACTGCTGCAGGGCGCCAGCAAACAGGACGAGACCTACCTCGCCGCCAACGCGCTGTTCGTCGAGCGCCTGGCCAAACTGGAAAGCATCACCCTAGTGGGCAACGATGCTCCGGAATCGGCCACCGCACTGGTGGGCAGCATGAAGGTACTGATCCCGCTGGCCGGTCTGATCGACAAGAACGCAGAACTGGCGCGTCTGAACCGCGAAATCGACAAACTGAAAAAGCAGGCCGACGGCGTAGAGAAAAAACTCGGCAACGCCGCGTTTGTCGACAAGGCGCCCGCCGACGTGGTGGACAAGGAAAAGGCCAAGCTGGCCGGTTTCCAGACCGCGCTGTCGGAACTGCAAACGCAGTTGGAAAAAATCGAGAAGCTCTAA